In Haloplanus rubicundus, one DNA window encodes the following:
- a CDS encoding DUF5803 family protein: protein MNRRHLLPLALVVLALTSGCAGFFGSNSISDDRLDEEPPAPYVWDSDVNAHITLTENARFQAVYRLNRSSVELFRRDGFGGRNAIPISAVRYRYPNGTVITGTELQARGGAVDRSRSRVSITLPSGAESGKLAFTSDSTPKRFSLPTFVNGSYAVVLPPNRRVEVFPFGKVTPGGYEVETDGDRRIIRWASVETDAVSVQFYLQRDLYIFGGAAAVLAVVGAVGLFYYKRRIDELRRQREELGLDVDTEDDEFRDDPPPGMG, encoded by the coding sequence ATGAACCGCCGGCACCTGCTTCCCCTCGCGCTCGTCGTCCTCGCCCTCACGTCCGGCTGTGCCGGGTTCTTCGGGTCGAACTCGATCTCCGACGACCGACTCGACGAGGAGCCACCCGCCCCGTACGTCTGGGACAGCGACGTGAATGCCCACATCACGCTCACGGAGAACGCCCGCTTTCAGGCGGTGTACCGACTGAACCGGTCGTCGGTCGAACTGTTCCGTCGCGACGGCTTCGGCGGGCGGAATGCGATACCCATCTCGGCGGTCCGCTACCGCTACCCCAACGGGACGGTCATCACGGGCACGGAACTGCAGGCGCGCGGCGGCGCCGTCGACCGCTCGCGATCGCGCGTGTCGATCACGCTCCCCTCGGGCGCCGAGAGTGGCAAACTCGCCTTCACCTCCGACAGCACGCCCAAGCGATTCAGCCTCCCGACGTTCGTCAACGGCTCCTACGCGGTCGTGTTGCCGCCGAACCGCCGGGTCGAGGTGTTCCCGTTCGGAAAGGTCACGCCCGGCGGCTACGAGGTCGAAACCGACGGCGACCGGCGGATCATCCGCTGGGCGAGCGTCGAGACGGACGCCGTCTCGGTCCAGTTCTACCTCCAGCGTGACCTCTACATCTTCGGCGGCGCGGCGGCGGTTCTCGCCGTCGTCGGCGCAGTCGGCCTCTTCTACTACAAACGCCGGATCGACGAACTCCGCCGGCAGCGGGAGGAACTCGGCCTCGACGTGGATACCGAGGACGACGAGTTCCGCGACGATCCGCCGCCGGGGATGGGTTGA
- the pyk gene encoding pyruvate kinase, with amino-acid sequence MRRAKIVCTLGPASDDRGTIRELADAGMAVARLNASHGTHADRAEVIDRIHAVDAAVDDPLSSMLDLQGPEVRTAEIDDPIDLPTDATVRFVEGDTATPEDVGLSYAISTVEPGDTVLLDDGRIETRVEAVDGDVVTARVVSGGELGSRKGVNIPGVDLDLDVVTDRDRRDIEVAVEGDADFVAASFVRDADDVYEVTDAIENAGGDIPVVSKIERAGAVDNIDEIVEASYGVMVARGDLGVECPLEHVPMVQKRIIHSAQDAGVPVITATEMLDSMVHSRRPTRAEASDVANAVLDGTDAVMLSGETAIGDHPVRVVETMDRIVREVERSDEYAETREGRVPPAAEGSQTEALARAARFLARDLGAAAIVAVSESGYTARTTAKFRPGVPVVATTPRDRVRRQLALSWGVDPQYAAYREDIEGMIDAAVDTAIEAGAVESGDTVVVLSGMMTELEGTNTTNMLKVHVASETVATGRSVARGRVAGPVFRCPDGDLSDAPDGAIVVLPATFDGEFAGDTGRIGGIVDARPGMTSYAAMVARERGVPMISGAPLPDDVADGATVTLHADRGIVYEGDVTPREHQR; translated from the coding sequence ATGCGACGGGCAAAGATCGTCTGTACGTTGGGCCCCGCCTCCGACGACCGGGGAACGATCCGCGAACTCGCGGACGCCGGGATGGCCGTGGCCAGGCTGAACGCGAGTCACGGGACGCACGCGGACCGCGCGGAGGTGATCGACCGCATCCACGCGGTCGACGCCGCGGTCGACGATCCGCTCTCCTCGATGCTCGACCTTCAGGGCCCCGAGGTCCGGACCGCGGAGATCGACGACCCCATCGATCTGCCGACGGACGCGACCGTCCGGTTCGTCGAGGGCGATACGGCGACGCCGGAGGATGTCGGCCTCTCCTACGCGATTTCGACCGTGGAACCCGGCGACACCGTCCTCCTCGACGACGGTCGTATCGAGACGCGGGTCGAGGCGGTCGACGGCGACGTCGTGACCGCCCGCGTCGTCTCCGGCGGCGAGTTGGGGAGTCGCAAGGGCGTGAACATCCCCGGCGTCGACCTGGACCTCGACGTGGTGACCGACCGCGACCGCCGGGACATCGAGGTGGCCGTGGAGGGCGACGCCGACTTCGTCGCGGCGAGTTTCGTCCGCGACGCCGACGACGTCTACGAGGTGACCGACGCCATCGAGAACGCGGGCGGCGACATCCCGGTCGTCTCGAAGATCGAACGCGCGGGCGCGGTCGACAACATCGACGAAATCGTCGAGGCGTCCTACGGCGTGATGGTCGCGCGCGGCGACCTCGGCGTGGAGTGCCCGCTGGAACACGTGCCGATGGTGCAAAAGCGAATCATCCACAGCGCTCAGGACGCGGGCGTCCCGGTCATCACGGCGACGGAGATGCTGGACTCGATGGTCCACTCGCGGCGGCCGACGCGGGCCGAAGCGTCGGACGTGGCGAACGCGGTCCTCGACGGTACGGACGCAGTGATGCTCTCGGGCGAGACGGCCATCGGCGACCACCCCGTGCGCGTCGTCGAGACGATGGACCGTATCGTCCGCGAGGTGGAGCGCAGCGACGAGTACGCCGAGACGCGAGAGGGGCGGGTGCCGCCGGCGGCGGAGGGCTCCCAGACGGAGGCGCTGGCGCGAGCGGCCCGCTTTCTCGCCCGCGACCTCGGCGCCGCGGCCATCGTCGCCGTCTCGGAGTCGGGCTACACGGCACGGACGACGGCGAAGTTCCGCCCCGGCGTGCCGGTGGTGGCGACGACGCCCCGAGACCGGGTGCGCCGCCAACTCGCGCTCTCGTGGGGCGTCGACCCCCAGTACGCCGCCTACCGCGAGGACATCGAGGGGATGATCGACGCGGCGGTCGACACCGCCATCGAGGCCGGCGCCGTCGAGAGCGGCGACACCGTCGTCGTGCTCTCGGGGATGATGACCGAACTGGAGGGGACGAACACGACGAACATGCTGAAAGTCCACGTCGCCTCGGAGACGGTCGCGACGGGGCGGAGCGTCGCCCGCGGCCGGGTCGCCGGCCCCGTCTTCCGGTGTCCGGACGGCGACCTCTCGGACGCTCCGGATGGAGCCATCGTCGTCCTCCCGGCGACGTTCGACGGGGAGTTCGCGGGCGACACCGGTCGGATCGGCGGCATCGTCGACGCCCGGCCGGGGATGACGAGTTACGCGGCGATGGTCGCCCGCGAGCGCGGCGTCCCCATGATCAGCGGCGCGCCCCTCCCGGACGACGTGGCCGACGGCGCGACGGTGACGCTCCACGCCGACCGTGGGATCGTCTACGAGGGCGACGTGACCCCGCGCGAACACCAGCGATAG
- a CDS encoding DUF2110 family protein produces the protein MVVLATKCYVEGSARERALDGMHSLVDNVVGDLDVEWEVGVRHDDFVSVTITGDDAVVARNALGEEWGTVGTGFEDGEVYVGTLESWDEDGFVLDAGERVRIPADELGLGPGTPSQIRDRFGLVQHVPLRFVAGDPPRLADVERDRLFEWTRSDNGRLNVNSATRGEVRATLNRAGHARDVVTVERLGLLEQSVVCAEGTDPPGLLASVGEYLPAELKCVIP, from the coding sequence ATGGTCGTTCTCGCAACCAAATGTTACGTCGAGGGGTCGGCGCGGGAGCGGGCACTCGACGGGATGCACTCCCTCGTGGACAACGTCGTCGGTGACCTCGACGTGGAGTGGGAGGTCGGCGTCCGCCACGACGACTTCGTCTCGGTGACGATCACCGGCGACGACGCGGTGGTCGCCCGCAACGCTCTCGGCGAGGAGTGGGGCACGGTCGGCACGGGGTTCGAGGACGGCGAGGTCTACGTCGGCACGCTCGAATCGTGGGACGAGGACGGCTTCGTCCTCGACGCCGGCGAGCGGGTTCGGATTCCGGCCGACGAGTTGGGACTCGGCCCCGGCACCCCGTCCCAGATCCGGGATCGGTTCGGCCTCGTCCAGCACGTGCCGCTCCGCTTTGTCGCCGGCGACCCGCCGCGGCTGGCTGACGTTGAGCGCGACCGGCTCTTCGAGTGGACGCGGAGCGACAACGGCCGCCTGAACGTCAACAGCGCCACGCGGGGCGAGGTGCGGGCGACGCTGAACCGCGCGGGGCACGCCCGCGACGTGGTGACCGTCGAGCGTCTCGGCTTGCTCGAACAGAGCGTCGTCTGCGCGGAGGGCACCGATCCGCCGGGGCTGCTCGCTAGCGTCGGCGAATACTTGCCCGCGGAGCTCAAATGTGTCATTCCCTGA
- a CDS encoding phosphate signaling complex PhoU family protein codes for METRKVQRLGPSTLAMTLPAEWAKEHNVEKGDEVSLRMGGKGTLTVLPESASTEGSTATIHADNLDSRALERAIVAQYVLGRRVIHIEKSEGALDSEHINAVYRAETQLMGLGVIEETPERIAIRCSVDPEDFTLDNLLERLENTGSTMRGESIKALAHGNADLAERALNRERQANKIFVLLLRLIFMAYQNPNLARAVGLESGFPLIGYRSVAKNLELTADNAEDIGNIALDAKNNTLDVDGSTMRRIREFTDQVDEITATAVEAVVERDYDKAIAVGRMYEEITDREMELIRSLPDMPKVELLRTREVLVSLQQTAQYAMRNAEIAANLALNEESEHVTIE; via the coding sequence ATGGAAACACGGAAAGTGCAACGCTTGGGCCCTTCGACGCTGGCGATGACGCTCCCGGCGGAGTGGGCCAAAGAACACAACGTCGAGAAGGGGGACGAGGTGTCGCTCCGGATGGGGGGCAAGGGGACGCTCACCGTCCTCCCCGAGTCGGCGAGCACGGAGGGGTCGACGGCGACCATCCACGCCGACAACCTCGACTCCCGGGCGCTCGAACGCGCCATCGTCGCGCAGTACGTCCTCGGACGGCGGGTCATCCACATCGAGAAATCGGAGGGGGCCCTCGACAGCGAGCACATCAACGCCGTCTACCGCGCGGAGACGCAGTTGATGGGGCTCGGCGTCATCGAGGAGACGCCGGAGCGAATCGCCATCCGGTGTTCGGTCGACCCCGAGGACTTCACCCTCGACAACCTCCTCGAACGCCTCGAGAACACGGGGAGTACGATGCGTGGCGAGTCGATCAAGGCGCTCGCCCACGGCAACGCCGACCTGGCCGAACGGGCGCTGAACCGCGAGCGACAGGCGAACAAGATATTCGTCCTCCTCTTGCGTCTGATCTTCATGGCCTACCAGAACCCGAACCTCGCGCGGGCGGTCGGTCTCGAATCCGGGTTCCCGCTGATCGGCTACCGGTCGGTCGCGAAGAACCTCGAACTCACCGCCGACAACGCCGAGGACATCGGGAACATCGCCCTGGACGCCAAGAACAACACCCTCGACGTGGACGGATCGACGATGCGCCGCATCCGCGAGTTCACCGACCAGGTCGACGAAATCACCGCCACCGCCGTCGAGGCCGTCGTCGAACGCGACTACGACAAGGCCATCGCCGTCGGGCGGATGTACGAGGAGATCACCGACCGGGAGATGGAACTGATCCGGAGCCTGCCGGACATGCCGAAAGTCGAACTCCTTCGGACCCGCGAGGTGCTCGTCAGCCTCCAGCAGACCGCGCAGTACGCGATGCGAAACGCCGAAATCGCGGCGAACCTCGCGCTCAACGAGGAGTCCGAGCACGTCACCATCGAGTAA
- a CDS encoding NfeD family protein translates to MVVPMGVLQAGFELGPETLPLLLIVAGLGLSIAEAMAPGAHFAVLGVALLAAGIVGFLLGPLAGPLVLAVLVLVFGSLALAGYRRFDFYGDSGAGQTSDSASLRGRTGRVTERVTPQSGSVKLDRGGFNPNYAARSIDGTIPEGTEVLVVDPGGGNVLTVTSLEDVEDDIDAELARGRAAMEADADADADEDAETADADGEPERA, encoded by the coding sequence ATGGTCGTTCCCATGGGCGTCCTCCAGGCGGGGTTCGAACTCGGCCCGGAGACGCTTCCCCTCCTGTTGATCGTGGCGGGGCTCGGGCTCTCCATCGCGGAGGCGATGGCGCCCGGCGCCCACTTCGCGGTCCTCGGGGTAGCGTTGCTCGCCGCGGGCATCGTCGGCTTCCTCCTCGGGCCGCTCGCCGGGCCGCTCGTCCTCGCCGTCCTCGTCCTCGTCTTCGGGAGCCTCGCGCTCGCCGGCTACCGCCGGTTCGACTTCTACGGCGACTCGGGAGCCGGACAGACGAGCGACTCGGCGTCGCTCCGTGGCCGCACCGGCCGGGTGACCGAACGCGTCACCCCGCAGTCGGGAAGCGTCAAACTCGACCGCGGCGGCTTCAACCCCAACTACGCCGCCCGCTCCATCGACGGCACGATTCCGGAGGGCACCGAAGTGCTGGTGGTCGACCCCGGCGGCGGCAACGTCCTCACCGTCACGTCCTTGGAAGACGTGGAGGACGACATCGACGCGGAACTGGCGCGGGGGCGGGCGGCGATGGAGGCGGACGCCGACGCCGACGCCGACGAGGACGCCGAGACGGCCGACGCCGACGGCGAACCGGAGCGAGCGTAG
- a CDS encoding ATP-NAD kinase family protein: protein MRLGFVVNPIAGMGGRVGLKGTDDKVEEARARGATPRSPDRARRALAAIAETVPDVTLLTWGEPMGADIARDVGLDPEVLGYPEGSETTAADTRAAVAAFLDADADLVCFVGGDGTAADVAEALEGTEVPMLGVPGGVKVYSSVFAVSPEDAADVLASFERTERREVMDIDEDEYREGSVNPELRAVAWVPVGEDLQSSKQTGSGNVEAVAEGVAEEVEPGVTYVLGPGSTVGAVKEALGFAGSPLGVDVWRDGEVLARDASEAEILDVLGDRNVIVVSPIGGQGFIFGRGNPQLSPDVIRRCEVEVVASRSKLDDIGALRVDTDDPDLDAELRGWTRVRVGRFESRLLEVR, encoded by the coding sequence ATGCGACTCGGGTTCGTGGTCAACCCCATCGCCGGCATGGGTGGACGAGTCGGCCTGAAAGGCACGGACGACAAGGTCGAGGAGGCGCGCGCCCGCGGGGCCACGCCCCGGTCACCGGACCGCGCCCGCCGTGCCCTCGCGGCCATCGCCGAGACGGTCCCCGACGTGACGCTGTTGACGTGGGGCGAACCGATGGGTGCCGACATCGCCCGCGACGTGGGACTCGACCCCGAGGTGCTGGGATACCCCGAGGGGTCGGAGACGACGGCGGCCGACACCCGCGCCGCCGTCGCGGCCTTCCTCGACGCCGACGCCGACCTCGTCTGTTTCGTCGGCGGCGACGGGACGGCCGCGGACGTGGCCGAGGCTCTGGAGGGAACCGAGGTGCCGATGCTCGGGGTTCCGGGCGGGGTGAAGGTATACTCCTCCGTGTTCGCCGTCTCGCCCGAGGACGCCGCGGACGTACTCGCTTCCTTCGAGCGGACCGAGCGCCGCGAGGTGATGGACATCGACGAGGACGAGTATCGCGAGGGATCGGTGAACCCGGAACTCCGGGCGGTGGCGTGGGTGCCGGTCGGGGAGGACCTCCAGTCCTCGAAGCAGACGGGCAGCGGGAACGTCGAGGCGGTGGCCGAGGGGGTCGCCGAGGAGGTCGAACCCGGCGTGACCTACGTCCTCGGCCCCGGCAGTACGGTCGGGGCGGTCAAGGAGGCGCTGGGCTTTGCGGGCTCGCCCCTCGGCGTCGACGTCTGGCGCGACGGTGAGGTGCTCGCCCGCGACGCGAGCGAGGCCGAAATCCTCGACGTCCTCGGCGACCGAAACGTGATCGTCGTCTCGCCCATCGGCGGGCAGGGGTTCATCTTCGGGCGTGGCAACCCCCAGCTCTCGCCGGACGTGATCCGGCGATGCGAGGTCGAGGTGGTCGCCTCGCGGTCGAAACTCGACGACATCGGGGCGCTCCGAGTCGACACCGACGACCCGGACCTCGACGCCGAGTTGCGGGGGTGGACTCGCGTCCGAGTCGGGCGTTTCGAATCCCGCCTGCTCGAAGTTCGGTAA
- a CDS encoding transcription factor, with translation MAFEELLSDPVIQKYLHELVGPTGMPVAAAPPDGEVTDEELAEELGLELNDVRRALFILYENDLASYRRVRDEDSGWLTYLWTFEYENIPENLEEEMYRLLDALEERLEYERTHEFYLSEPAGIRFEFSEAMEFDFQCPETGAPLEPMENDDLVEATERRIEELRNELNVDVTR, from the coding sequence ATGGCTTTTGAGGAGCTGCTGAGCGATCCGGTGATCCAGAAGTACCTCCACGAGCTCGTCGGACCGACGGGGATGCCGGTCGCCGCCGCGCCGCCGGACGGGGAGGTGACGGACGAGGAACTCGCCGAGGAGTTGGGGCTCGAACTGAACGACGTGCGCCGTGCCCTCTTCATCCTCTACGAGAACGACCTCGCGAGCTACCGCCGCGTCCGCGACGAGGACTCCGGGTGGCTCACCTACCTCTGGACGTTCGAGTACGAGAACATCCCGGAGAACCTGGAGGAGGAGATGTACCGCCTGCTCGACGCCTTGGAGGAGCGACTGGAGTACGAACGGACCCACGAGTTCTACCTCTCGGAGCCCGCGGGCATCCGCTTCGAGTTCAGTGAGGCGATGGAGTTCGACTTCCAGTGTCCGGAGACGGGCGCCCCGCTCGAACCCATGGAGAACGACGATCTCGTCGAGGCGACCGAACGCCGCATCGAGGAGCTTCGGAACGAACTCAACGTGGACGTCACCCGCTGA
- a CDS encoding DUF5684 domain-containing protein: MVPSVMSIPLQGSDAAGGLVLVIQVLFVLIQLAGMWQVFEKANHAGWKAIVPIYNLYVMLKIGENAWWWLLVLIVPIVNFYALYRIHAGVARAFGKGIGFGLGLAFLGVVFFPLVGFGNYRYVGPT; this comes from the coding sequence ATGGTCCCGTCAGTGATGTCGATCCCCCTCCAAGGTAGCGACGCGGCTGGTGGTCTCGTCCTCGTGATTCAGGTGCTCTTCGTCCTGATCCAACTCGCGGGCATGTGGCAGGTGTTCGAGAAGGCCAATCACGCCGGCTGGAAGGCTATCGTGCCGATATACAACCTGTACGTCATGCTCAAAATCGGCGAGAACGCCTGGTGGTGGCTGCTGGTGCTGATCGTCCCAATCGTGAACTTCTACGCGCTGTACCGGATTCACGCCGGCGTCGCTCGCGCCTTCGGCAAAGGTATCGGCTTCGGACTCGGGCTCGCCTTCCTCGGCGTCGTCTTCTTCCCGCTCGTGGGCTTCGGGAACTACCGATACGTCGGGCCGACGTAA
- a CDS encoding competence/damage-inducible protein A has translation MRVAVVTVGDELLSGDTVDTNASWLCDRLDERGVSVERITTVPDRIADIARVVNEYRAEYDAVLVTGGVGPTHDDVTMDGVAAAFGREVVPNEDAEAWIAEHGDYAVADLTEGTTHLPAGARLLPNPEGVAPGAALEGVYVMPGVPAEMKAMFETVAAEFEGEPTHVEMVRTSEPESALLDRIAAVREEFDVTVGSYPGDDVRLKVMATDAETAAAAAAWLRERVEE, from the coding sequence ATGCGAGTCGCGGTCGTCACCGTCGGCGACGAACTGCTGTCCGGGGATACGGTCGACACGAACGCCTCGTGGCTGTGTGACCGCCTCGACGAGCGCGGCGTGTCGGTCGAGCGGATCACGACGGTTCCGGACCGGATCGCCGACATCGCCCGCGTCGTCAACGAGTACCGCGCGGAGTACGACGCGGTGCTCGTCACCGGCGGCGTGGGACCGACCCACGACGACGTGACGATGGACGGCGTCGCCGCGGCGTTCGGACGCGAGGTAGTCCCCAACGAGGACGCCGAAGCGTGGATCGCGGAGCACGGCGACTACGCCGTCGCGGACCTGACGGAGGGGACGACCCACCTCCCCGCGGGGGCGCGGCTCCTCCCCAATCCGGAGGGGGTCGCGCCGGGGGCCGCCCTCGAGGGCGTCTACGTCATGCCGGGCGTTCCGGCGGAGATGAAGGCGATGTTCGAGACGGTGGCCGCGGAGTTCGAGGGGGAGCCGACCCACGTCGAGATGGTGCGGACGAGCGAACCGGAGAGCGCGCTGCTCGACCGCATCGCGGCCGTCCGCGAGGAGTTCGACGTGACCGTCGGGAGCTATCCGGGCGACGATGTGCGGCTGAAGGTGATGGCGACGGACGCGGAGACGGCGGCCGCGGCGGCCGCGTGGCTCCGCGAGCGAGTCGAGGAGTGA
- a CDS encoding DUF7312 domain-containing protein yields the protein MSALSDDERDDDESPWRFAVDEVGEDAPEPETIDPETPEAENVVFVLLGVALSALIFYAAFGSL from the coding sequence ATGAGTGCGCTGTCCGACGACGAACGCGACGACGACGAGTCGCCGTGGCGGTTCGCCGTCGACGAAGTCGGCGAGGATGCCCCCGAACCGGAGACCATCGACCCCGAGACGCCGGAGGCGGAGAACGTCGTCTTCGTCCTCCTCGGCGTGGCGCTCTCGGCGCTGATCTTCTACGCCGCGTTCGGCAGTCTGTGA
- the metG gene encoding methionine--tRNA ligase, translating into MNHEEFPTDRPAVVTCGLPYANGDLHIGHLRTYVGGDVFARALRKLGQETAFVSGSDMHGTPVAVNAEQEGVSPEAFALEWHETYEATFPKFGVDFDNYGHTHDATNVETTTDIVRALEDNGHVYEKEIMVAYDPEEEQSLPDRYVEGTCPYCGAKARGDECDEGCGRHLEPGEIENPESTITGNPAEYREQTHKFFRVSAFQEYLGEFIDRLEGTANAKNQPREWIEGELRDWCITRDMDWGIDYPEGKGADDLVLYVWVDAPIEYISSTKQYTERVGADVYDWEEVWREGGGEIVHVIGRDIIQHHTVFWPAMLRGAGYTEPRAVMASGFITLNGKGFSTSRNRAVWADEYLDEGFDPDLLRYYLATNGGFQQDVDFSWERFRERVNNELVGTVGNFAYRALLFAHREFGGTPDAELSEEVRERIETAIDDFAAAVNDYSIREAGDAAVALAGFGNEYIQRNEPWNLVDDDPERAAQVIRDCVQIAKAVAVLFAPVAPGTCERLWSQVGGEGSVHDVTVDAALEPPAADLDEPAELYEKIPDERVEELNAKLAERVEAAEADDDEDDDESDSDMTETDFDPIESDRIDFETFQDLDVRVGEILEAEGIEGADKLARLVVDIGVEERQIVAGIKQLHDLDTLPGTRVIVLANLEQAELFGVESNGMVLAAGEEADLLTTLGDARPGERVR; encoded by the coding sequence ATGAACCACGAGGAGTTCCCCACGGATCGGCCGGCGGTGGTGACCTGCGGGTTGCCCTACGCCAACGGCGACCTCCACATCGGGCACCTCCGAACGTACGTCGGCGGCGACGTGTTTGCCCGCGCCCTGCGCAAACTCGGGCAGGAGACGGCGTTCGTCTCGGGGTCCGACATGCACGGTACCCCCGTCGCGGTCAACGCCGAACAGGAGGGCGTCTCGCCCGAGGCGTTCGCGCTGGAGTGGCACGAGACCTACGAGGCGACGTTCCCGAAGTTCGGCGTCGACTTCGACAACTACGGCCACACCCACGACGCGACGAACGTCGAGACGACGACCGACATCGTCCGGGCGCTGGAGGACAACGGCCACGTCTACGAGAAGGAGATCATGGTGGCCTACGACCCCGAAGAGGAGCAGTCGCTCCCGGACCGCTACGTCGAGGGGACCTGCCCCTACTGCGGCGCCAAGGCCCGCGGCGACGAGTGCGACGAGGGGTGTGGCCGTCACCTCGAACCCGGCGAAATCGAGAACCCCGAGAGTACGATAACGGGCAACCCCGCCGAGTACCGGGAACAGACTCACAAGTTCTTCCGCGTCTCGGCGTTCCAGGAGTACCTCGGCGAGTTCATCGACCGCCTCGAAGGCACGGCCAACGCGAAAAACCAGCCCCGCGAGTGGATCGAGGGCGAACTCCGCGACTGGTGTATCACCCGCGACATGGACTGGGGGATCGACTACCCAGAAGGAAAGGGTGCGGACGACCTCGTCCTCTACGTCTGGGTCGACGCCCCCATCGAGTACATCTCGTCGACCAAGCAGTACACGGAGCGCGTCGGTGCCGACGTCTACGACTGGGAGGAAGTGTGGCGCGAGGGCGGCGGAGAAATCGTCCACGTCATCGGCCGCGACATCATCCAGCACCACACGGTGTTCTGGCCCGCCATGCTGCGGGGCGCGGGCTACACCGAACCCCGCGCCGTGATGGCGAGCGGGTTCATCACCCTGAACGGCAAGGGCTTCTCCACCTCCCGGAACCGCGCCGTCTGGGCCGACGAGTATCTGGACGAGGGCTTCGACCCCGACCTGCTCCGGTACTACCTCGCCACCAACGGCGGGTTCCAGCAGGACGTGGACTTCTCGTGGGAGCGCTTCCGCGAGCGCGTCAACAACGAACTCGTGGGGACGGTCGGCAACTTCGCGTACCGTGCGCTCCTCTTTGCCCACCGTGAGTTCGGTGGGACGCCGGACGCCGAACTCTCCGAGGAGGTACGCGAGCGCATCGAGACGGCCATCGACGACTTCGCCGCGGCGGTCAACGACTACTCGATCCGGGAGGCGGGCGACGCGGCCGTCGCCCTCGCGGGCTTCGGCAACGAGTACATCCAGCGCAACGAACCGTGGAACCTCGTGGACGACGACCCCGAGCGCGCGGCGCAGGTGATCCGCGACTGCGTCCAGATCGCGAAGGCCGTCGCCGTCCTCTTTGCCCCCGTCGCACCCGGCACCTGCGAACGCCTGTGGTCACAGGTCGGCGGCGAGGGATCGGTCCACGACGTGACCGTCGACGCGGCGCTCGAACCACCCGCGGCGGACCTCGACGAACCGGCCGAACTCTACGAGAAGATTCCGGACGAGCGCGTCGAGGAACTGAACGCGAAACTGGCGGAGCGCGTCGAGGCGGCGGAAGCCGACGACGACGAAGACGACGACGAGAGTGATTCCGACATGACCGAGACCGATTTCGACCCCATCGAATCCGACCGCATCGACTTCGAGACGTTCCAGGACCTCGACGTTCGCGTCGGGGAGATTCTGGAGGCCGAAGGGATAGAAGGGGCGGACAAACTCGCCCGCCTCGTCGTCGACATCGGCGTCGAGGAGCGACAGATCGTCGCGGGCATCAAGCAACTCCACGACCTCGATACGCTGCCCGGGACCCGGGTGATCGTGCTGGCGAACCTGGAGCAAGCCGAACTGTTCGGCGTCGAGTCGAACGGGATGGTGCTGGCCGCGGGCGAGGAGGCGGACCTGCTGACGACGCTCGGGGACGCGCGGCCGGGCGAGCGGGTTCGATAG